One Engystomops pustulosus chromosome 7, aEngPut4.maternal, whole genome shotgun sequence DNA window includes the following coding sequences:
- the BTBD6 gene encoding BTB/POZ domain-containing protein 6 isoform X1 — protein sequence MPLDPGCLNGRIMKCLTFFLLLPETLKKSKKSARAPGKVQACYEIVPLALKRKMAAELYPASANTNIANSNNTAAVTAKKNALHIQHNAPPPPQLQNLNNNNIESTNWQSFHPTLRERNALMFNNELMADVHFIVGPAGASKKVPAHKYILAVGSSVFYAMFYGDLAEVKSEIHIPDVEPAAFLILLKYLYSDEIDLEADTVLATLYAAKKYIVPALAKACVNFLETSLEAKNACVLLSQSRLFEEPDLTLRCWEVIDAQAELALKSEGFCEIDLPTLEIIVTRETLNTKEDVVFEAVVNWAEAECKRQGLPVTPTNKRNVLGKALYLVRIPTMTLEEFANGAAQSDILTLEETRSIFLWYTAANKPQLEFPLVKRKGLAPQRCHRFQSSAYRSNQWRYRGRCDSIQFAVDKRIFIAGLGLYGSSCGKAEYSVKIELKRQGVVLAQNLTKFVSDGSSNTFSVWFEHPVQVEQDTFYTVSAILDGNELSYFGQEGMTEVQCGKVTFQFQCSSDSTNGTGVQGGQIPELIFYA from the exons ATGCCACTAGACCCAGGCTGCCTGAATGGCAGGATCATGAAGTGTTTGACTTTCTTTCTTCTGCTTCCAGAGACCTTAAAGAAGTCTAAAAAGAGTGCTCGGGCTCCGGGCAAGGTGCAAGCATGCTATGAGATAGTGCCCCTGGCTCTCAAGAGGAAGATGGCTGCAGAGCTTTACCCTGCTAGTGCAAACACCAATATCGCCAACAGTAATAACACCGCTGCGGTCACCGCCAAGAAAAACGCCCTCCACATCCAGCACAACGCACCGCCGCCACCACAACTACAGAACCTCAACAACAACAACATCGAGAGCACCAACTGGCAGTCCTTCCACCCCACCCTGAGGGAGAG GAATGCACTGATGTTCAACAACGAACTAATGGCTGATGTGCACTTCATCGTGGGGCCCGCCGGGGCTTCCAAGAAAGTCCCTGCTCACAAG TATATTTTGGCCGTCGGGAGCTCTGTGTTTTACGCCATGTTTTATGGAGATCTAGCGGAGGTCAAGTCTGAAATCCATATCCCAGACGTGGAACCTGCTGCTTTTTTAATCCTTTTAAA GTACTTGTACAGCGATGAGATTGACCTGGAAGCAGACACTGTCCTTGCCACACTCTACGCTGCCAAGAAGTATATTGTACCCGCGCTGGCCAAGGCTTGTGTGAACTTTCTGGAGACCAGCTTAGAGGCCAAAAATGCATGTGTCTTACTTTCTCAAAGCCGTCTCTTTGAGGAGCCTGATTTGACTCTGCGTTGCTGGGAGGTGATCGACGCGCAGGCTGAACTGGCACTGAAGTCGGAAGGTTTCTGTGAGATCGACCTGCCGACCCTTGAGATTATCGTGACTCGGGAAACGCTAAACACTAAAGAAGATGTTGTTTTTGAAGCGGTCGTGAACTGGGCAGAGGCTGAGTGTAAACGACAAGGCCTGCCGGTGACACCTACAAACAAAAGGAATGTACTGGGAAAAGCATTGTACTTGGTACGGATTCCTACCATGACTCTAGAGGAATTTGCCAATGGGGCTGCCCAGTCAGACATTCTAACCTTGGAGGAAACGCGCAGTATATTCTTGTGGTACACGGCTGCTAACAAACCCCAGCTAGAGTTCCCTCTTGTTAAAAGGAAAGGCCTTGCGCCTCAGAGATGCCACAGATTCCAGTCTTCAGCCTACCGCAGTAACCAGTGGAGATACAGGGGACGTTGTGACAGCATCCAGTTTGCCGTAGACAAAAGGATATTTATAGCCGGACTTGGGCTTTATGGGTCAAGCTGTGGCAAAGCAGAATATAGTGTCAAAATTGAACTCAAGCGACAAGGGGTGGTGCTTGCTCAAAACCTGACTAAATTTGTCTCGGATGGTTCTAGTAACACTTTTTCGGTATGGTTTGAGCATCCTGTACAAGTGGAGCAGGACACATTTTACACAGTCAGCGCCATCCTGGATGGCAATGAGCTCAGTTACTTTGGGCAGGAGGGCATGACAGAGGTGCAATGTGGAAAAGTGACTTTCCAGTTCCAGTGCTCATCAGACAGTACCAACGGGACTGGGGTTCAAGGGGGGCAAATTCCAGAGCTGATCTTTTATGCATGA
- the BTBD6 gene encoding BTB/POZ domain-containing protein 6 isoform X2 translates to MAAELYPASANTNIANSNNTAAVTAKKNALHIQHNAPPPPQLQNLNNNNIESTNWQSFHPTLRERNALMFNNELMADVHFIVGPAGASKKVPAHKYILAVGSSVFYAMFYGDLAEVKSEIHIPDVEPAAFLILLKYLYSDEIDLEADTVLATLYAAKKYIVPALAKACVNFLETSLEAKNACVLLSQSRLFEEPDLTLRCWEVIDAQAELALKSEGFCEIDLPTLEIIVTRETLNTKEDVVFEAVVNWAEAECKRQGLPVTPTNKRNVLGKALYLVRIPTMTLEEFANGAAQSDILTLEETRSIFLWYTAANKPQLEFPLVKRKGLAPQRCHRFQSSAYRSNQWRYRGRCDSIQFAVDKRIFIAGLGLYGSSCGKAEYSVKIELKRQGVVLAQNLTKFVSDGSSNTFSVWFEHPVQVEQDTFYTVSAILDGNELSYFGQEGMTEVQCGKVTFQFQCSSDSTNGTGVQGGQIPELIFYA, encoded by the exons ATGGCTGCAGAGCTTTACCCTGCTAGTGCAAACACCAATATCGCCAACAGTAATAACACCGCTGCGGTCACCGCCAAGAAAAACGCCCTCCACATCCAGCACAACGCACCGCCGCCACCACAACTACAGAACCTCAACAACAACAACATCGAGAGCACCAACTGGCAGTCCTTCCACCCCACCCTGAGGGAGAG GAATGCACTGATGTTCAACAACGAACTAATGGCTGATGTGCACTTCATCGTGGGGCCCGCCGGGGCTTCCAAGAAAGTCCCTGCTCACAAG TATATTTTGGCCGTCGGGAGCTCTGTGTTTTACGCCATGTTTTATGGAGATCTAGCGGAGGTCAAGTCTGAAATCCATATCCCAGACGTGGAACCTGCTGCTTTTTTAATCCTTTTAAA GTACTTGTACAGCGATGAGATTGACCTGGAAGCAGACACTGTCCTTGCCACACTCTACGCTGCCAAGAAGTATATTGTACCCGCGCTGGCCAAGGCTTGTGTGAACTTTCTGGAGACCAGCTTAGAGGCCAAAAATGCATGTGTCTTACTTTCTCAAAGCCGTCTCTTTGAGGAGCCTGATTTGACTCTGCGTTGCTGGGAGGTGATCGACGCGCAGGCTGAACTGGCACTGAAGTCGGAAGGTTTCTGTGAGATCGACCTGCCGACCCTTGAGATTATCGTGACTCGGGAAACGCTAAACACTAAAGAAGATGTTGTTTTTGAAGCGGTCGTGAACTGGGCAGAGGCTGAGTGTAAACGACAAGGCCTGCCGGTGACACCTACAAACAAAAGGAATGTACTGGGAAAAGCATTGTACTTGGTACGGATTCCTACCATGACTCTAGAGGAATTTGCCAATGGGGCTGCCCAGTCAGACATTCTAACCTTGGAGGAAACGCGCAGTATATTCTTGTGGTACACGGCTGCTAACAAACCCCAGCTAGAGTTCCCTCTTGTTAAAAGGAAAGGCCTTGCGCCTCAGAGATGCCACAGATTCCAGTCTTCAGCCTACCGCAGTAACCAGTGGAGATACAGGGGACGTTGTGACAGCATCCAGTTTGCCGTAGACAAAAGGATATTTATAGCCGGACTTGGGCTTTATGGGTCAAGCTGTGGCAAAGCAGAATATAGTGTCAAAATTGAACTCAAGCGACAAGGGGTGGTGCTTGCTCAAAACCTGACTAAATTTGTCTCGGATGGTTCTAGTAACACTTTTTCGGTATGGTTTGAGCATCCTGTACAAGTGGAGCAGGACACATTTTACACAGTCAGCGCCATCCTGGATGGCAATGAGCTCAGTTACTTTGGGCAGGAGGGCATGACAGAGGTGCAATGTGGAAAAGTGACTTTCCAGTTCCAGTGCTCATCAGACAGTACCAACGGGACTGGGGTTCAAGGGGGGCAAATTCCAGAGCTGATCTTTTATGCATGA